A genomic window from Rosettibacter firmus includes:
- the carA gene encoding glutamine-hydrolyzing carbamoyl-phosphate synthase small subunit, whose protein sequence is MSIPKSVTKQKGKLILKNGKTFEGYIFGSHKSVAGEVVFNTGMVGYPETLTDPSYKGQILVMTYPLIGNYGIPQMDSDDIPQNFESSRVQVSGLIVSEESEAYNHWNSVESLNDWLKRFDVPGLYGIDTRMLTKILREHGTMLGKIEVGNEKVDYYDPDKDDLISKVTVSNVTKYGNGKKRILLIDCGCKKSILTNILERDVTVIRVPYDYDVEKEDYDGVVISNGPGNPVVYKQLVASTKKLIQKQVPILGICMGHQILALAAGAKTYKLKYGHRSQNQPVKEVNSNKCYVTSQNHSFAVDTKTLPRGWYPWFENLNDYSNEGMIHERLPFRSVQFHPEATPGPVDTSFIFDEFLKDI, encoded by the coding sequence TTGAGTATTCCAAAAAGTGTAACAAAACAAAAAGGAAAACTAATACTAAAAAATGGAAAAACATTTGAAGGATACATTTTTGGAAGTCATAAATCTGTAGCAGGCGAAGTTGTTTTTAATACAGGAATGGTTGGATATCCTGAAACTCTAACAGACCCATCTTATAAAGGACAAATCCTTGTCATGACGTATCCTCTAATTGGGAACTATGGAATTCCCCAAATGGATAGTGATGATATTCCACAAAATTTTGAATCATCAAGAGTTCAGGTTTCTGGTTTAATAGTTTCAGAAGAATCTGAAGCTTATAACCACTGGAATTCAGTTGAAAGTTTGAATGATTGGTTAAAACGATTTGATGTTCCTGGTTTATATGGTATTGATACAAGAATGTTAACAAAAATTTTAAGAGAACATGGAACCATGCTTGGTAAAATTGAAGTTGGTAATGAAAAAGTAGACTACTACGATCCAGATAAAGATGATCTAATTTCGAAAGTTACAGTTTCAAATGTTACTAAATATGGAAATGGCAAAAAAAGAATCTTATTAATTGACTGTGGATGTAAAAAAAGTATTTTAACTAATATTTTAGAAAGAGATGTAACAGTTATACGAGTCCCTTATGATTATGATGTAGAAAAGGAAGATTATGATGGCGTAGTTATTTCTAATGGGCCTGGTAATCCTGTAGTATATAAACAATTAGTTGCATCTACTAAAAAATTAATTCAGAAACAGGTGCCCATACTTGGAATTTGTATGGGACATCAAATACTTGCTCTTGCTGCAGGTGCCAAAACATATAAACTAAAATATGGTCATCGAAGTCAAAATCAACCAGTAAAAGAAGTTAATTCGAATAAGTGTTATGTAACTTCTCAAAATCATTCATTTGCTGTGGATACAAAAACATTACCACGTGGTTGGTATCCATGGTTCGAAAACCTAAATGATTATTCTAATGAAGGAATGATTCACGAGAGATTACCATTCAGAAGTGTTCAATTTCATCCAGAAGCAACTCCTGGTCCAGTTGATACTTCATTTATCTTTGATGAATTTTTAAAAGACATCTAA
- a CDS encoding aminodeoxychorismate synthase component I: MINKNKIYSAIELMNNYGRNRIPFLFIIDFDMNSPIILPQSDLMKEGILFEINNTKKKKYHLNKKIEFEKYPISFSDYKKIFEKVYDEIYAGNTYLINLTLPTRIKTNLSLHEIYLLSDAKYKLLYKNKFVVFSPETFVTIKDGLISSYPMKGTIDASIPDAEQILLSDEKEIAEHNTIVDLIRNDLSMVSKNVRVEKFRYIDKLITNDKTLLQVSSKIVGELEKNYNEKIGEIIFTLLPAGSISGAPKRKTVEIIHNVEIDERGYYTGIFGVFDGIDLESAVMIRFIENKDGEFIYRSGGGITFMSNPYLEYQELIDKVYVPIN, encoded by the coding sequence ATGATTAATAAAAATAAAATATATTCTGCAATTGAATTAATGAATAACTATGGTAGAAATCGTATCCCATTTTTATTTATTATAGACTTTGATATGAATTCTCCTATTATCTTGCCACAATCAGATTTAATGAAAGAAGGAATACTATTTGAAATTAATAACACTAAAAAGAAAAAGTATCATCTCAACAAAAAAATAGAATTCGAGAAATATCCCATTTCATTTTCAGATTATAAAAAAATATTTGAAAAAGTTTACGATGAAATTTATGCAGGAAATACTTATCTAATAAATCTAACTTTGCCTACCAGAATAAAAACTAATCTTTCTCTCCATGAAATATATTTATTAAGCGATGCAAAGTATAAATTGTTATATAAAAATAAATTTGTAGTTTTTTCACCAGAAACATTTGTAACAATTAAAGATGGATTAATTTCATCGTATCCAATGAAAGGAACAATAGATGCATCTATTCCAGATGCAGAACAAATTCTATTGAGTGATGAAAAAGAAATTGCTGAACATAACACTATAGTAGATTTAATTAGGAATGACTTAAGTATGGTTTCAAAAAATGTAAGAGTAGAAAAATTCAGATATATTGATAAATTAATTACAAATGATAAAACATTACTGCAGGTGAGTTCAAAAATTGTTGGTGAACTCGAAAAAAATTATAATGAAAAAATAGGTGAAATTATTTTTACACTTTTGCCTGCTGGATCAATAAGCGGAGCTCCCAAAAGAAAGACAGTTGAAATAATTCATAATGTTGAAATTGATGAACGTGGTTACTACACTGGAATTTTTGGAGTATTTGATGGCATAGACTTAGAAAGTGCAGTTATGATCCGTTTTATAGAAAATAAAGATGGAGAATTTATTTACAGAAGCGGTGGTGGTATAACATTTATGAGTAATCCATATTTAGAATATCAAGAATTAATAGATAAAGTTTATGTGCCGATTAATTGA
- a CDS encoding PAS domain S-box protein — MLGGKAEKLNNTLSKESIKSLFDFFPLPVIIYNINSCKILYVNNAAIRKYGYNKNQFLKIKFTHLYPTKENFEISNKKNFTNQNHKTKSGKLINVQVASHKIVYESQNCVFVIIQDITEHLDTTQKLINIESQLRATLYSIGDAVISTDAKGKIVMMNSVAEKLTGWKESEAKGKPLEKIFNIVNEYTRKKVENPVKRVLREGIVVGLANHTILISKNKNEIPILDCGSPIKDKEGKIIGVVLVFRDQTKERETQRKIEEAKIFAESIIATIREPLLVLDSKMKVVAANKSFYLTFKTSPDETIGKSLYHLGNQQWNIQALKELLEKILPQNTSFSDFEVEHDFPRIGKKTMLLNARRIYRDTGKTELILLAIEDITEKKIAEEKIQKLTRTYRMLSEINHKMVTTHEPNEIFNAINRIAVEVGNFTLSCIILKEKFENNYYINSAYGFNDELMKQFEEDLKTLRNLWQINRVIKSGKSFISNNVLKDRRTRLCHQIARNYGFNSFASFPIRMFGEYIGVFNLYSNKENFFDEEEIKLLEELTMDLSYSLEYIENERERKKVEETLKQNVEMYSTLIESSEDAIYLVDKECKYLHMNKRYLLRLGETLKNVVGRPYSDFHTPEGSKDFEEKIKKVCNTGISMVYEYQSNRDGRYFIRTLSPVKNPQTNETVAVTIISKDITQLKEVERALKESEQKFRFIAERSRDLIFVYRIKPSLGFEYISPSVTKIVGYTPEEYYSDPMLGIKIVHPDDLPNLQSFFEDKISTQPVEFRCIRKDGQIIWTEQTNVPIYDEKGVLVAIQGIARDITARKIAEENLRESEEKFRKLAESTNTAIFIYQGARFVYVNTATEKLSGYSKEELLNMNFWEVVHPDYRELIKERGLARQRGEDVPSSYDFKILTKDGKEKWITFTSTLIDYKGEIAAIGTAFDITDRKIAEEKLKESEERFRNIYESLTIGVYRTTPDGKLLLANPAFLSMLGFDSLEEAQSKIKMDEVYAEKGTRDLFLNIMMEEGYVYGFEQKWKRTDGRIIYIRENARAYKNHDGSIAYFEGTAEDITTKKLAEEELIIAKEKAEQADKLKTYFLAQMSHEIRTPLNVIVSFCNFIKEEIKDKLSSDLLQSFDSIDMASKRITRTIDLILNMSAIQSGSYKTSFKTINIKSDVLEPLESEFKLIAQEKGLDFSIVYSTQDLELFADDYSITQIFSNLIDNAIKYTLKGCVEVTVDRNDENNLVIKVKDTGIGISNEFIPKLFQPFTQEEQGYTRRFEGSGLGLALVKKYCEINNAEIFVESKKDIGTTFTVIFKKS, encoded by the coding sequence ATGCTAGGTGGAAAGGCAGAAAAACTAAATAATACCCTAAGCAAAGAATCTATTAAATCTTTATTCGATTTTTTCCCATTACCAGTAATTATTTACAATATTAATTCATGCAAGATTCTTTATGTTAATAATGCTGCTATAAGAAAATATGGTTATAATAAAAATCAATTTCTAAAAATTAAATTTACACACCTTTATCCTACCAAAGAAAATTTTGAAATAAGTAACAAGAAAAATTTTACCAACCAGAACCATAAAACAAAATCCGGGAAACTTATAAATGTTCAGGTTGCTTCTCATAAAATTGTTTATGAAAGCCAGAATTGTGTATTTGTAATTATTCAAGATATAACTGAACATTTAGATACAACTCAAAAATTGATAAACATTGAATCACAGTTAAGAGCTACACTTTATAGTATTGGAGATGCTGTTATATCAACTGATGCGAAAGGTAAGATTGTAATGATGAATTCTGTAGCTGAGAAATTAACAGGCTGGAAAGAATCAGAAGCTAAGGGGAAACCACTTGAAAAAATTTTTAATATTGTCAATGAGTATACTCGTAAAAAAGTTGAAAATCCTGTAAAAAGAGTTTTACGAGAAGGTATTGTTGTTGGATTAGCCAATCATACAATTTTAATATCGAAAAATAAAAATGAAATACCAATATTAGATTGTGGTTCACCAATTAAAGATAAAGAAGGAAAAATTATTGGGGTTGTTCTTGTTTTTAGAGATCAAACAAAAGAGCGAGAAACTCAAAGAAAAATTGAAGAAGCTAAAATATTTGCAGAAAGTATAATTGCAACAATTAGAGAACCACTTCTTGTACTTGATTCTAAAATGAAAGTTGTTGCTGCAAACAAATCTTTTTATTTGACATTCAAAACTTCACCAGATGAAACTATTGGAAAATCTCTATATCACCTCGGAAATCAACAATGGAATATTCAAGCATTAAAAGAATTATTGGAGAAGATATTACCTCAAAATACTTCGTTTAGTGATTTTGAAGTTGAGCACGATTTCCCTCGAATTGGTAAAAAAACAATGTTACTTAATGCTCGTAGAATTTATAGAGATACTGGTAAAACAGAATTAATACTCCTTGCAATTGAAGATATTACTGAAAAGAAAATTGCTGAAGAAAAGATTCAAAAATTGACTCGTACTTATAGGATGCTAAGCGAGATAAATCATAAGATGGTTACAACACACGAACCAAATGAAATTTTTAATGCAATTAATCGTATTGCAGTTGAAGTGGGGAATTTTACTTTGTCTTGTATAATATTAAAGGAAAAGTTTGAAAATAATTATTACATAAATTCCGCTTATGGCTTTAATGATGAATTAATGAAACAATTTGAAGAAGATTTAAAAACACTCAGAAATTTATGGCAAATTAATAGAGTAATAAAAAGTGGCAAATCATTCATATCCAATAATGTGTTGAAAGATAGAAGAACAAGACTATGTCATCAAATTGCAAGAAACTATGGATTTAATTCATTTGCTTCATTCCCTATTAGGATGTTTGGTGAGTATATTGGTGTTTTTAATTTATATTCAAATAAAGAAAATTTCTTTGACGAAGAAGAAATAAAGTTACTCGAAGAACTTACGATGGATTTATCGTATTCACTTGAATACATTGAAAATGAAAGAGAAAGAAAAAAAGTAGAAGAAACACTAAAACAAAATGTTGAAATGTATTCTACACTTATAGAATCAAGCGAAGATGCTATATATCTTGTTGATAAGGAATGTAAATATCTCCATATGAATAAGAGATATTTGTTAAGACTTGGTGAGACGCTAAAAAATGTAGTAGGCAGACCGTATAGTGACTTCCATACTCCAGAAGGCTCAAAAGATTTTGAAGAAAAAATTAAAAAAGTATGCAACACTGGAATTTCAATGGTTTATGAATATCAAAGTAATAGAGATGGGAGATATTTTATTAGAACATTAAGCCCTGTAAAAAATCCACAAACAAACGAAACTGTTGCTGTAACAATTATTTCTAAGGATATTACACAGCTTAAAGAAGTAGAGAGAGCTCTTAAAGAAAGCGAACAGAAATTTAGATTTATTGCAGAAAGATCACGCGATTTAATTTTTGTCTATAGAATTAAACCCAGTCTTGGATTCGAATATATTAGTCCTTCAGTAACTAAAATTGTAGGTTATACACCAGAAGAATATTATTCTGATCCTATGCTTGGGATTAAAATTGTTCATCCCGATGATCTTCCAAATTTACAATCTTTCTTTGAAGATAAAATTTCCACCCAACCCGTGGAATTTAGATGTATCAGAAAAGATGGACAAATTATATGGACAGAACAAACGAACGTTCCAATATATGATGAAAAGGGAGTGCTAGTTGCTATTCAAGGGATAGCTCGAGATATCACAGCAAGAAAAATAGCTGAAGAAAATCTACGAGAAAGCGAAGAAAAATTCAGAAAATTAGCTGAATCGACTAATACTGCTATTTTTATTTATCAAGGAGCTAGGTTTGTTTATGTAAATACAGCAACAGAAAAATTGTCTGGATATTCAAAAGAAGAACTATTGAATATGAATTTCTGGGAAGTTGTTCATCCAGATTATAGAGAATTAATAAAAGAAAGAGGATTGGCACGTCAAAGAGGAGAAGATGTTCCTTCGAGCTATGATTTTAAAATTCTTACAAAAGATGGTAAAGAAAAATGGATTACATTTACTTCTACTTTAATTGACTATAAAGGAGAAATTGCTGCTATAGGAACTGCATTTGACATAACCGATAGAAAAATTGCTGAAGAAAAATTGAAAGAAAGTGAAGAGAGATTCAGAAATATTTATGAAAGTCTTACTATTGGTGTATATAGAACTACTCCCGATGGGAAATTGCTTCTTGCTAATCCAGCTTTTCTTTCGATGCTTGGCTTTGATTCTCTCGAAGAAGCACAATCAAAAATTAAAATGGATGAAGTTTATGCTGAAAAAGGTACACGCGATTTGTTCTTAAATATAATGATGGAAGAAGGTTATGTTTATGGATTTGAACAGAAATGGAAAAGAACGGATGGAAGAATAATTTATATTAGAGAAAACGCAAGAGCATATAAAAACCATGATGGTAGCATTGCATATTTTGAAGGAACAGCAGAAGATATTACAACAAAGAAATTAGCTGAGGAAGAATTAATAATTGCAAAAGAAAAAGCTGAACAGGCAGACAAACTTAAAACATATTTTCTTGCGCAAATGTCACATGAAATTAGAACCCCGCTTAATGTTATAGTTAGTTTCTGTAATTTTATAAAAGAAGAAATTAAAGATAAATTATCATCAGATTTGCTTCAAAGTTTTGATAGTATTGATATGGCTTCCAAAAGAATCACTAGAACGATTGATCTGATTTTAAATATGTCTGCAATTCAATCAGGATCTTATAAAACAAGTTTTAAAACAATAAATATTAAGAGTGATGTTTTGGAACCACTGGAATCCGAGTTCAAATTAATTGCTCAAGAAAAGGGCTTAGATTTTTCAATTGTTTATAGCACACAAGATTTAGAGCTTTTTGCAGATGATTATAGTATAACACAAATATTTTCAAATCTAATTGATAATGCAATTAAGTATACTTTAAAAGGCTGTGTAGAAGTGACTGTGGATAGAAATGATGAGAATAATCTTGTAATTAAAGTAAAAGATACAGGAATAGGGATTAGTAATGAATTTATTCCAAAATTATTTCAACCATTTACACAGGAAGAACAGGGATATACAAGAAGATTTGAGGGAAGTGGCTTAGGATTAGCACTTGTTAAGAAATATTGCGAAATAAATAATGCAGAAATTTTTGTTGAAAGTAAAAAAGATATTGGTACAACATTTACAGTTATATTCAAAAAATCTTAA
- a CDS encoding aminotransferase class IV, which yields MCRLIETIKIFDKKLFNIEYHNRRMNNSRKILFGCDDEINLLDKIIIPSYLSNELYKCRVIYSKEIESIEFIPYKKKEIYKVKVVENNDIEYEHKYEDRTALTKMLIDSNADEIIIIKNRLITDGSFSNIVLSDGNSYLTPATPLLKGTKRAKLLDEGIIKEDELKEKDLKKFKYIFFINAMLDLEDNNKILLDKII from the coding sequence ATGTGCCGATTAATTGAAACAATAAAAATATTTGATAAAAAATTATTCAATATTGAATATCATAACAGAAGAATGAATAATTCAAGAAAGATATTATTTGGTTGCGATGATGAAATTAATTTATTAGATAAAATTATTATACCTTCATACTTAAGCAACGAATTATATAAATGTAGAGTTATATATTCGAAAGAAATAGAATCAATAGAATTTATTCCTTATAAGAAAAAAGAAATTTATAAAGTGAAAGTTGTGGAAAACAATGATATTGAATACGAACACAAGTATGAAGACAGAACTGCATTGACAAAAATGTTAATAGATTCAAATGCAGATGAAATTATAATAATCAAAAATAGATTAATTACAGATGGCTCATTTTCCAATATAGTTTTAAGTGATGGGAATTCATATCTAACACCTGCAACCCCTCTTTTAAAAGGTACAAAGCGTGCTAAACTTTTAGATGAAGGAATTATAAAAGAAGATGAACTAAAAGAAAAAGACTTGAAAAAATTCAAATATATTTTCTTTATTAATGCCATGCTCGATCTGGAAGATAATAACAAAATTCTTCTTGATAAAATTATTTAA
- a CDS encoding DoxX family protein yields MMNVNVLKKYQGKIIKDILRIFIGVVFILSAYTKFISPGIVEIILVEHGIFPSREIAAIVVRILIGIEFSIGILFILNYELKRVAIPVAMIFLIAFTIYLFYSGYVLKDNQNCGCFGEVIPMSPLESIIKNVILVALVLFLIKLNPNNKNNFRLTLLIILLIPSIMFIVLPFKSYKNFTFGDITYFEGKGRVDLTSGEKFIVILNTECDHCQQLAKELVSLKSNPEISSKIYALLFSEGEISVDSFKTLTGFDFPYHQIDINKFFDLIGSNPPRIYWLKDGIVKEYWDSDFVNKLLNSQK; encoded by the coding sequence ATGATGAATGTGAACGTTCTTAAAAAATATCAAGGGAAAATCATTAAAGATATTTTGAGAATTTTTATTGGAGTTGTTTTTATTCTATCTGCTTACACAAAATTTATTTCTCCTGGCATTGTCGAAATAATATTAGTTGAACATGGAATTTTCCCTTCAAGAGAAATTGCGGCAATAGTTGTTCGCATATTAATCGGTATTGAGTTTTCTATTGGCATTTTGTTTATACTGAATTATGAATTGAAAAGAGTAGCTATTCCAGTAGCAATGATTTTTTTAATTGCTTTTACAATTTATTTATTCTATTCAGGCTATGTATTGAAAGATAATCAAAATTGTGGTTGCTTTGGAGAAGTGATTCCAATGTCGCCATTAGAATCGATAATTAAAAATGTAATTTTAGTAGCACTCGTACTTTTTTTAATAAAATTAAATCCGAATAATAAAAATAATTTTCGTCTTACATTGCTTATCATTCTTTTAATTCCATCTATAATGTTTATTGTTTTACCTTTTAAATCATATAAAAATTTTACATTTGGGGATATTACATATTTCGAAGGAAAAGGTAGAGTAGATTTAACAAGTGGAGAAAAGTTTATTGTTATACTAAATACCGAATGTGATCATTGTCAGCAATTAGCAAAAGAATTGGTGTCTCTAAAATCTAATCCAGAAATTTCATCCAAAATTTATGCACTTTTATTTTCCGAAGGTGAAATTTCTGTGGATTCATTTAAAACATTAACTGGATTTGACTTTCCCTATCACCAAATTGATATTAATAAATTTTTCGATTTAATAGGTAGCAATCCCCCAAGAATTTACTGGTTGAAAGATGGTATTGTAAAAGAATACTGGGATAGTGATTTTGTCAATAAGCTTTTAAATTCACAGAAGTAA
- the carB gene encoding carbamoyl-phosphate synthase (glutamine-hydrolyzing) large subunit, with translation MKIKKVLILGSSALKIGEAGEFDYSGSQAIKALKEEGIFTILINPNIATIQTSDYLADKVYLLPINTHYVEKVIAKEKPDGILLGFGGQTALNCGLALYREGILEKYKVKVLGTPIEAIENTEDRQLFCNKLSEINVKFPQSKAVTTVEDAIEYAKKIGFPVIIRIAYALGGLGSGICRNKTEVKKLATKALSYSSQILVEEYLEGWKEIEYEVVRDRYDNCITVCNMENIDPMGIHTGESIVVAPSQTLTNYEYHMLREVAIKTIRHLNIVGECNIQFALDPNSSDYRVIEVNARLSRSSALASKATGYPLAFVAAKLALGYGLHELPNSVTKTTKAFFEPALDYIVVKVPRWDLKKFRLVKRNIGSSMKSVGEVMAIGRKFEEAIQKAMRMLDIGVEGLTASRTKIEFDNLEEALSHPTEERMFAVVQAFKKGYSVDWIHSLTHINKWFLYKIQNIVEIEKKIAASNKLTKELLLEAKQHGFSDRQIANILNKDAHDIYLLRRKYNIRPFIQHIDTLAAEYPAKTNYLYLTYNCSAHDFDFKLKDSIIILGSGPYRIGSSVEFDWCCVNTVKTLRELKYKTVMINCNPETVSTDYDESDALFFEELTTETIWEIYDTIKARGVIVSMGGQTPNNLALKLHNIGVKILGTSPKSIDTAEDRSKFSALLDQLGIEQPEWSKLNTIQDALQFANKVGYPVLVRPSYVLSGAAMAIATDDVELTRYLQKAVDVSPEHPVVISKFLVNAKELEFDAVAQNGEIICSAISEHVENAGVHSGDATLVLPAQRTYLETMKQIKKFSAAIAKSLNINGPFNIQFLAKDNKVKVIECNLRASRSFPFVSKTLKINFIDLATKVIVGKKVEKQDDLTFNYDYVGVKAPEFSFTRLEGADPTTGVEMASTGEVACLGNDFDEAFLKALTAVGYKFPIKSILISSGTIESKSELLESTRQLLKCGVKFYATPGTAKFMESNGIPVETLDWPLNGKSPNAVDFIKAGKIDLVINIPKNFQEEELTNDYLIRRTAVDFKIPLITNRQLAMRLAEALVNKNPLQLEAKSWDEY, from the coding sequence ATGAAAATCAAAAAAGTATTAATCTTAGGAAGTTCTGCGTTAAAAATTGGTGAAGCAGGTGAATTTGATTATTCAGGTTCACAAGCTATAAAAGCATTAAAAGAAGAAGGGATTTTTACAATCCTGATTAATCCAAATATTGCTACAATTCAAACATCAGATTATCTTGCAGATAAAGTTTATCTCCTCCCGATTAATACACACTACGTAGAAAAAGTAATTGCAAAAGAAAAACCTGATGGTATTCTTCTTGGTTTTGGTGGACAAACTGCTTTGAATTGTGGTCTTGCACTTTATCGTGAAGGAATTCTTGAAAAATATAAAGTGAAAGTATTGGGAACTCCAATCGAAGCAATCGAGAATACAGAAGATAGACAATTATTCTGCAATAAACTTTCTGAGATAAATGTAAAATTTCCTCAGAGCAAAGCTGTTACAACAGTTGAAGATGCAATTGAATATGCAAAGAAAATAGGATTCCCTGTTATTATAAGAATTGCTTATGCACTTGGTGGATTGGGCTCTGGAATTTGTAGAAATAAAACAGAAGTTAAAAAACTGGCTACAAAAGCATTGTCATATTCTTCACAAATTCTTGTAGAAGAATATCTTGAAGGCTGGAAGGAAATTGAATATGAAGTAGTTCGTGACCGCTATGATAATTGTATCACAGTTTGCAATATGGAAAATATTGACCCAATGGGAATTCATACTGGAGAAAGTATTGTTGTTGCACCTAGTCAAACTCTTACGAATTATGAATATCACATGCTAAGAGAAGTTGCAATAAAAACAATTCGTCATCTTAATATAGTTGGAGAATGTAATATACAATTTGCACTCGATCCAAATTCATCAGACTATCGTGTTATAGAAGTTAATGCAAGATTATCAAGAAGTTCTGCTCTGGCTTCTAAAGCAACAGGATATCCACTGGCATTTGTAGCTGCAAAATTAGCACTCGGCTATGGTTTGCATGAATTACCGAATTCAGTTACAAAAACTACAAAAGCATTTTTTGAACCCGCACTGGATTACATTGTTGTAAAAGTGCCTCGGTGGGATTTGAAAAAATTTAGACTTGTTAAACGTAACATCGGTTCTTCAATGAAATCTGTTGGCGAAGTTATGGCAATTGGTCGAAAATTTGAAGAAGCTATTCAAAAAGCAATGCGTATGCTCGATATTGGTGTGGAAGGTCTGACAGCAAGTAGAACAAAAATTGAATTCGATAATTTAGAAGAAGCATTAAGTCATCCTACAGAAGAAAGAATGTTTGCTGTTGTTCAGGCATTTAAGAAAGGTTATTCTGTTGACTGGATTCATTCATTAACACATATCAATAAATGGTTTTTATATAAAATTCAGAATATTGTAGAGATAGAAAAGAAAATTGCAGCTTCTAATAAATTAACAAAAGAACTTTTACTCGAAGCAAAACAACATGGATTTTCTGATAGACAAATTGCAAATATATTGAATAAAGATGCTCACGATATTTATTTATTAAGAAGAAAATATAATATTAGACCTTTTATTCAACATATTGATACACTTGCAGCTGAGTACCCTGCTAAAACAAATTATTTATATCTTACTTATAACTGTTCTGCTCACGATTTTGATTTTAAACTTAAAGACAGCATAATTATTCTTGGCTCTGGTCCTTATCGAATTGGTAGTTCCGTAGAATTTGATTGGTGTTGTGTAAATACTGTTAAAACTTTACGAGAATTAAAATATAAGACTGTTATGATAAATTGTAATCCAGAGACCGTTAGCACAGATTATGATGAATCCGATGCATTATTCTTTGAAGAATTAACAACAGAAACAATCTGGGAAATTTATGATACTATTAAAGCTCGCGGTGTAATAGTTTCGATGGGGGGACAAACACCTAATAATCTTGCTCTTAAACTTCATAATATTGGTGTGAAAATACTTGGTACATCTCCTAAATCAATTGACACTGCAGAAGATCGCAGCAAATTTTCTGCATTATTAGACCAATTAGGCATAGAACAACCAGAATGGAGTAAATTAAATACTATTCAAGATGCATTACAATTTGCTAACAAAGTTGGTTATCCAGTTTTAGTAAGGCCATCTTATGTTTTGAGCGGTGCTGCTATGGCAATTGCAACAGATGATGTTGAACTTACACGATATTTGCAAAAAGCTGTTGATGTTTCTCCAGAACATCCTGTTGTAATTTCAAAATTTCTTGTTAACGCAAAAGAACTTGAATTTGATGCGGTTGCTCAAAATGGAGAAATAATTTGTTCTGCAATATCTGAACACGTTGAAAACGCTGGTGTGCATTCTGGAGATGCTACACTTGTTTTACCTGCACAACGAACATATCTTGAAACAATGAAACAGATTAAAAAATTTTCAGCTGCAATTGCAAAATCTCTTAACATAAATGGTCCTTTTAATATTCAATTTCTTGCAAAGGATAATAAAGTGAAAGTAATTGAGTGTAACCTTAGAGCATCGAGAAGTTTTCCATTTGTATCAAAAACATTAAAGATTAATTTTATTGATTTAGCAACTAAAGTAATTGTAGGTAAAAAAGTTGAAAAGCAAGATGATCTAACATTTAATTATGACTATGTTGGAGTGAAAGCACCAGAATTCTCATTTACCCGTCTAGAAGGAGCTGATCCTACGACTGGAGTAGAAATGGCTTCAACTGGAGAAGTTGCATGCCTTGGTAATGATTTTGACGAAGCATTCTTAAAAGCATTAACAGCAGTGGGATATAAGTTTCCTATAAAATCAATTTTGATTTCTTCCGGTACAATTGAATCTAAATCTGAACTTCTTGAATCAACTAGACAGCTATTGAAATGTGGAGTTAAGTTTTATGCAACACCTGGTACTGCAAAATTTATGGAATCAAATGGAATTCCTGTTGAAACTCTTGATTGGCCATTAAATGGTAAAAGTCCCAATGCTGTTGATTTTATAAAAGCTGGCAAAATTGATCTTGTAATTAATATTCCTAAAAATTTCCAGGAAGAAGAGTTAACAAATGATTATTTAATAAGAAGAACTGCAGTCGATTTTAAAATACCATTAATTACAAATAGACAACTTGCGATGAGATTGGCTGAAGCACTCGTAAATAAAAATCCTTTGCAATTAGAAGCTAAAAGCTGGGATGAATATTAA